The genome window ATTCTAAAATGGTAAATATTGACACCATTTGTGCAGCCATTCCAGAGGCCACAGCCAGAGCTCCCCTGCCGCCCTCAAGAGCAGCCATCCGCTCTTCGAAAACCGCATTGGTAGGATTCATAATTCTTGTATAAATGTTCCCAAACGTCTGAAGATTGAATAAGCTTGCAGCATGGTCACAACTATCAAAAACATATGCGGTTGTCTGATATATAGGGACTGCACGCGACCCTGTTACGGGGTCTGGCAGCTGGCCAGCATGGAGACAAAGTGTTTCAAAACCAAATTTTCTATCTGGCATTTTTTTCTCCAGTAATTACTCAGCCGCGAATTAGAATGATACACGATTCATGATGCACGATGCACGATACATGATTCATGATGAACTTTTACTTTTTTCCCTGCATCTTGCATCCTGCATCGTGTATTAAAAAGGTAACCACTTCGGTCTCTTGGAAGATATAATACCTCTATTTACACCAACAAAATTGAGTCCACCGAATAGACGCGCGTGCTCGATCTTCATACATCGATTCATCACTACAACAAGTCCGGCGTCTTCTGCTATTTTTGCCGCTTTCTCATTTATAACACCAAGTTGCATCCAAACAACCTTTGCCCCAATTTTTACAGCCTGTTCCACAATCGGAGGTACATCTTCTGGCTTCCTGAAAATCTGCACTACATCAACGGGCTCAGTTATGTCAAGAAGGCTCGGATAGCATTTCTCTCCCAGGATTTCCTCGTAGGTGGGATTAACAGGGATAATCCTGTAACCATGATCCTGAAGATACTTTGCAGCAAAAAAACTCGGACGATGCCAGTTTGCCGACAATCCCACGACTGCAATGACATGATTTTCTTTTAAGATGCGCCCTATTTTCTCTATATCATCCATTTTCTTATCAGTAGTTCACAACTTAAATGCTATATAATCTTCCAAGAATATTATAAATCTACCTTAGAATAATGATTATCTACAAATTATAATTAGAACACTGGTATGTTATTAAGATAGTCGCATGCGGAATTTAAGGAAATTCAAGTTATATTTATGGACACAATTCGGGTTGATAATTTATAATTAATGGGTAAAAATTAGTCAGAATTTAATTTTAATGAAAAAGGCCCTAGCAAGTTTACTTCTTATCTATCTCTCATTAATCCCCATCCTCAACTTTGGCTGCGGCGACGTGAAAACTTCTTCATACTTCACTCCTCCAAAGAGTAAATTAGATAGATATGAAGCACTAGAAATATTTGACTTCGAGACGGCAATCCCGGATTTTCCCAAAGAAGCATTGACCAAAATACCGAACGATGTTGAAAAGCTTTTAAAAACTGAAAAGGATTCATTCAAAGAGGTAAGCCGTGGGAATATCGGGCAAATCCCTGCCGATAAGACCCTGGTGCTTCTTGGTGAAGTCACCAATTATGTTCCTGGCACAGATTTCAAGTTTGAAGGCGGAGCAGTCAAATTCGGCGAAGTCACGGTATCTTTAAAGCTTGCACTGGTACAAAAAGACTCGGGAATAGAAATCACATCTGGCGAGGTAAGTGGCTTCAGCTCACTTGCGATCCTCAGGTCTGGCCATCTGGGCAAAGATATGTATGAAATTATAGCCAACGAAATAGTAAAATTTATTTCTGAAAATTATTGAATATAAAATTAAAATCATGTAAAAATATTAACTAATGGGAGGATGGGCATGACACAAACTAAAAAGATTCTAAATAAAATTTTCACAAAAAAATTCGTGGCGATATTGATCGGTAGTACTATTTTATTCGCCAACTTAACCAAGTCTGAGGAGAGCGCTGATCAGAATGAAACGAATACTAGCAGTTTAGGTGCCAAAGACTTTTATCAGACTGGAAGAAAAGAATATCTGAAATTTACACCCCATGCTTTCAACAATGCCATAGA of Thermodesulfobacteriota bacterium contains these proteins:
- a CDS encoding CoA-binding protein; the encoded protein is MDDIEKIGRILKENHVIAVVGLSANWHRPSFFAAKYLQDHGYRIIPVNPTYEEILGEKCYPSLLDITEPVDVVQIFRKPEDVPPIVEQAVKIGAKVVWMQLGVINEKAAKIAEDAGLVVVMNRCMKIEHARLFGGLNFVGVNRGIISSKRPKWLPF